One genomic region from Remersonia thermophila strain ATCC 22073 chromosome 1, whole genome shotgun sequence encodes:
- a CDS encoding 60S ribosomal protein eL29, with product MAKSKNSSQHNQSRKAHRNGIKKPKTQRYPSLKGTDPKFRRNHRHALHGTAKALKEFREGKRETA from the exons ATGGCCA AGTCAAAGAACTCGTCCCAGCACAACCAGTCGCGCAAGGCGCACCGGAACGG CatcaagaagcccaagaccCAGAGGTACCCCTCTCTCAAGGGCACTGACCCCAAGTTCCGCCGCAACCACAGGCATGCTCTGCACGGCACTGCCAAGGCTCTG AAGGAGTTCCGGGAGGGCAAGCGGGAGACTGCTTAA